The segment aaaacaaaataaaaattgacaaaGATTTTCAAATTTCATGACTAACATTTGAACCCAACTAACTATCtcaaatcaaaataagaaaatttATAATTCAATCGGTTAAACTCACCTAAGATGTCTTGACTATCTTGAACTGTTGAATAAATTGAACAGGGAAGTGGGACAGAAGTTGTGACTGACAAGTCAATGTTTCAACGGTTGGAAGATTATTGAACAATGCGCATCACAAAACCATATTGAGTGCCGAATCTCAAGGACCACGATCATAATTGTATATAAAAGTAGATCAAACTTTGGTACGTGTATGGTGCAGATCAGTTCCAGGGATCTTGGAGTCCATTTATCCTATTCCACTCAGAAGATCTGACAGAAATTTTGAGCCTCTTTAAACAattctaaaagagaaatcagaagatgaGAAGTGAAAAAAATTTAGTGTTCATCAACAAAATTAGAGATACGGTTTAGAAGACGCAGAGTGCCTTCAAATTCCGGAAAGTTTATGTGATAAACATGGCCTCCATTTTCCTCCTCCATCAATTCAGCCTCTTGTCCACAACTCCTCAGATATTCGTACCACATTACCCCTCTCTCTTTATGATCATCTTTTCCGGCTACGACTACCAACACCGGCGGCAATTTCAGACCGGACTTGAGGGACAAAACTGCCGGATTACTGAAGGGATGGTCTCTGGTGGACCCCACAGGCAGAGCTAAACCCCAAACAAATTTACACTTCTCCACAAACTCCTCCTTCTCTTGGCTTTTCTCCGACTCGATCCTCTCCTCACCCCCAAAGAAGGGGTGAATAGCGATCAGTCCCTTCACCGACAACGGGCTAACATCCACGTCAGCAACCCGCAATCCGACGTGGTGAACGATGTTCCCTCCGGCACTCTCTCCCGCCAAAATGCACCGGGAAATATCAGCGACGGACGGCGACAGCCATTCCTCCGGCGACTCTGCTCTGCCGGCGGCATGCTTTCGGATCCATTCTACGGCCTCCGTGCAGTCATCATAGGCCGCCGGGAGCCGATGCTCCGGCGCCAGCCTGTAATCCACCGATACTATTATTACGGCGGCGGTTTTGCATAAACTGTGCAGAAAGGCGTGGAATTCTACCCAGGCTGTGGAACAAACCGCGAATCCGCCGCCATGAAAGTAGATCAGTATTGGCAGTTTTCCAAAAGCGATTCCCGGCAAGAATATACGAGCCCAGACGCCGGTTTCCGGATTTATAATGACGTCCTTGGATGCAACGCCGTCTGTGAAATGTGAAGAGGCAGGCGTTGTAGGATGTGCAGAGCGCAGCACAGAGCCATCTGAATAAACCTTTAACAAGCCTCCAATTTCTCCTACAACTTCCATCCCTGTTCTTTTCAGAATAAATTTATCTGTCTAAGAAAGGTATATATAGAAAATTATGTAGCAGGTGATCGCAGGATCGAATCTGGCTACCTACATTTCTTGATTCGACCACCCGGTTTTGTccacataaaaatttcaaaactagaaaatatataatattaaattacaaaCATATTAACATATCTGCACTCTGCTCATGCGCAAATATTCCATCATCTGCTAACAAACAAAAGCTATCTATAGGTATATCCTCCCGACAAAACAATGACTTACTTCAGAAATGACATATTATTTACATTAAAATATTTTCTTGACAATGACATTGGGGTCGGCTCTGAAgattttttgtctattttttttgGCCCCTCAATAATCCACAAAGGCAAAATAAAGTTTAAGCAGGTTAGATAGATGGTCTCGCACAAATGGTTATAATGAGGTTACTAAGCTTATTGGCAACTTTATATGGTGTAAATGGGGAAATAAAAAAGCATCCCTTTGACCTAAGCTAATTGGCAACTTTATATGGTCTAAATGGGGAAATAAAAAACATCCCTGTGACCTTTTATTTATAGTGTTTGTTTCATCATCTGAAGAAGTTGCATTTATTTATCTTTATAGTATCATCCTTAAAGATAAATAAACACAACTTTTTCAGATGGAGGAACAAACCTCTTTAAAAAAGGTATTCATGTGTTGAGGGATCTATGAGGCTTTTCATGTGGGTATTCACTCTAAAATGACATTCAACTTTAGTCTATTGTTATTATGTTAATGTCCATGAAAAACAATTAGTAAAAGTATATGGAAAGGTTGGGATGCTACTGAGTGATGGCTACTCTATAATGGAGATGGATTTTGCAATGGCTTACCCATTAACCAACATTTCATATGATGATCTACCACCATCTTGCGTCGATATAAATCTCCCATGCCTAGCATTCATTTTCTTAAGCTTTTAAGAATTGGAATCAATCAAATCGATAATCTTTATTTCAAAGACAATTTCAAATGGCTTTCCTTTCCTCAAGCTA is part of the Cryptomeria japonica chromosome 10, Sugi_1.0, whole genome shotgun sequence genome and harbors:
- the LOC131072623 gene encoding probable carboxylesterase 17, with protein sequence MEVVGEIGGLLKVYSDGSVLRSAHPTTPASSHFTDGVASKDVIINPETGVWARIFLPGIAFGKLPILIYFHGGGFAVCSTAWVEFHAFLHSLCKTAAVIIVSVDYRLAPEHRLPAAYDDCTEAVEWIRKHAAGRAESPEEWLSPSVADISRCILAGESAGGNIVHHVGLRVADVDVSPLSVKGLIAIHPFFGGEERIESEKSQEKEEFVEKCKFVWGLALPVGSTRDHPFSNPAVLSLKSGLKLPPVLVVVAGKDDHKERGVMWYEYLRSCGQEAELMEEENGGHVYHINFPEFEGTLRLLNRISNFVDEH